The following proteins are co-located in the Aurantiacibacter atlanticus genome:
- a CDS encoding META domain-containing protein: protein MISPVRTVGIAAMFCIPACTGVPKSTEPLVGAWVVEDIAGRGIIDYSRVELLLELDGQLSGSTGCNLLIGRYRVEGSAMTINVVTTTRKVCPEALMYQERVFLGAIESIDSYRFDPTGALVLQDDNQPWILAQPYERRP, encoded by the coding sequence ATGATCTCGCCTGTGAGAACGGTCGGCATCGCAGCCATGTTTTGTATCCCCGCGTGCACGGGCGTCCCGAAGTCAACGGAGCCGCTCGTCGGAGCCTGGGTCGTGGAAGACATCGCCGGGCGCGGGATCATCGATTATTCGCGTGTGGAACTGCTCCTGGAACTTGACGGGCAGCTTTCTGGCTCGACTGGATGCAATCTCCTCATCGGTAGATACCGCGTCGAAGGCTCGGCCATGACGATCAATGTCGTAACGACGACGCGTAAAGTCTGTCCTGAAGCGCTGATGTATCAGGAACGGGTCTTTCTAGGAGCCATTGAGTCGATCGATAGCTACCGCTTCGACCCGACCGGCGCCCTCGTGTTGCAGGACGACAACCAGCCATGGATTTTGGCGCAACCCTACGAAAGACGACCATGA